The Cydia strobilella chromosome 7, ilCydStro3.1, whole genome shotgun sequence DNA segment GGAATactgtaatatttatatttatcctcctgagacccagaggcatttgttttgtttttgcgtGGAACCCTTAGTTAGTAAAATTTGTTGTTCTGCTCTATACGGCACGACCAAGGTTTGCAACCACAATTTTAGACCACCACACAGATGCAAAAGGTTAACGCTTGTAGGCATAATTAATACGTATTAGGTACATTACGCAATTTCGCAAACAGGTAGCTACAACTACttagtacctgtacctactacGTTGTAGCTACCCAAACTTTGTCATTTAACTAACAAAAATTAACATAAGCCAATCTATCGAATCTGGAAATATCTAGAACTTTCATTAGAATTCTTGAGAGCCGAACTCCGACCTACGCGGACGTTATTTTCAAGACAACCAGATCCGTTTCTTATCAGCCACGCCCACGCGCAAAGGTCTTTAGACCCAAACCGAGAACCGATAATGCACATGCAGTACAAACACATAATTCACTAGGTAAGCATTTTATCTCGTCTCGTCGTCCAGTGTAACTTGAGCTCAGCAGATCTCCAACTGCGTTAATAAGTAGACTTGACTTATGGTCGGTTCGGTTTTACACTATTTCAGTTTCAGTAATCAGTTTGGGTTTCAGGTAAGCGGGTGATTAGCCCACTATATACCCTAGTTTACTGGCGGGGCTGCCATCTTAGAGCCTGTGGGCGTGCTTGGTTTTGTTTCTGGTTTCCTCCCTAGTGAGTTTGGTTCTGTTTTGAGGCGCAGAAGATTCGCCTTTCGCCCCGCACCCTCAGCTCAGCTGAACTTCGAGGTGGCGGCCGCGCGGTTGCAGCAGGTCCAGGGAGGAACGGCGGGACGTGGGTGACTCGGGCCAGGGTTTTGCTTAAATTCGGTGTTCCGCCCCTAACACAGCAAACGGTTTCTTGCCATTTCGTAGGCAATGCTGTTCTCACATACAGCGATTCCCATCAAGACCATACCCTGACCTCCCTCCCGAATACGTATTAGGTACATCGCGCAATTTCGCAAACAGGTAGGTACAACTACttagtacctgtacctactacGTTTTAGCTACCCAAACTTTGTCATATAACTAACAAAattggtaaataaaaatacattattaaacataAGCCAATCTAACGAATCTGGAAATATCTAAAACTCATTAAGAATTCTTGAGAGCCGAACTCCGACCTACGAGGACGCTATTTTCAAGACAACCAGATCCGTTTCTTATCAGCCACGCCCACGCGCAAAGTTCTTTAGACCCAAACCGAGAACCGATACTGCACATGCACTACATGCAGTACAAACACATAATTCACTAGGTATTAAGCATTTTATCTCGTACGAGTTCGTCCAGTGTAACTTGAGCTCAGATCTCCAACTGCGTTAATAAGTAGAgggttgtaatttttttaataatacttattttcttaataaataatctaCGAGCAATctatcaaaatgaaaaagaaagaaaatatcgaaatgaattaaaaatacaatgccTCTGTTTCCactatttaagattttttttatttctacctAGGTATcttgcaaaaatattttttaataaaaaataagttatatataataagttaaataggtataaaaactTCTATTTAACGCCATAATTAATCATTTTTCAAATCATGTGTGTCCATTTAGTCTAGACGGTCTCCACACTTTAATACCAGTCACACATACGTTATACTACAGTATAATAATGATAAAACTTGATGTTTAGCGTATGAGTGCTCTGAAAAAAGCCATAACTGGCTCTCATTTCTGCCTTTTTACTTCTGTGATacaatcactaattagttcaaTAGATATTTTATCCTCACAAAAAGTGCCTCGATTGAAAgcttaaaaaaatctacactaACCAATAAAAACCGCGcgtataggtacttaactacTAACTACTAACTGGCTTGTTGCATACGAGTGATACGAGGGGCACGGTAGTGTTGTTTACAGCTTGCTTGTTTATCAAGGGACGTCACTATGGGACGTAAACACTTATTATGTCTGCTAATGATTGATGTCATGGACGAGCCCCCGCCTTATCACACTTTATGGCTTGGCCGTAATCTCGTGCCCGTGCTAAATAAGAAATGAGACAAGCCTAGCTTACTGTAAACAACTGTACTTACCTATTGTTGTTTAAACTagataatgttaatatttttataggtttattcgggatttattaaattgttataataaaatattgatcTCATTTAAATTACGAATAGGTGggtatattaacattttatgaaACCTTTTGTACGATCTGCGTTGATCTGCTTATCTGAAATTGCTATCTAAGAGCAAATGCCTGAGAAACTTCAGAAAAATCCATAATTATAGGTATAGCAATTAGTCGAGTCGTCTGTGAACTCACTCCCTTTTATCCTTACACTAGATTGTCGAACATTACCAATGTAAAGTCAAAGTcaacattttttgtaaaaagtttggGGGTCGGATATTGATTTGCCACTACCTACGTACGGGAAATAAAATCCGGGAAGGTCCCCAACAAGGTGTAGGTACTGCTGATCGGGACAATGTCACGAATAGTTAAATTATGATACCACACGATTAGACGTTAGGTCTTTTTAACCAGCACGGAACATCTTTCAGTTGATATTGTAAATATTGCGACGACGTAAGGAGCAAAACAATTGTTTTCCTTATGCACCCGAACTTAGACAAAGCTACTGCAGTGGCCTTAGGAATGTAACCTTTATCGGGAAGTAACGACGATGAACTACTGCGCGACTAGTCGGCCAACTAATCGGCGCTCGGATGGTCAAAACCATAGTCGGCACATCACTTGTAAAAACTTTCATTACTTGATTACTTTCAGATATCCAGTGTTTACCAGACGGAACAGGAAGATACCAGTGTTACTAGAAGCTGACAACGTGGAAAAAGTACGCAACGCGAATCTGGACCCCAGAGGACCTTTCTATCTGATCTCCCACGGGTTTTTGGAAGGTGGTGATAAGAAATGGGTAAGCGTTAACTACTTTCGCGTTTACCTATATCTAGGACTAGGGTAACTTCGaagttacataatattgtagCTTGCTTAAAAGTGCTCTATAGCgggtaattttataaaaaaaattgttcattaAATTAAGGTCATTGCTTAatttgtacatatattttataaagaaaGGTGCTGTTAATTGCTCATGAACCATCACCATCAGCGGTCACAAATTttatagtttcttttttttttaataatacctacCTCTTTCGGTTCGTTGGCTAAACTAAAGGGCTTctaaattaaaatctaaattacaACCATGTTTAATTTCACTACAATTACGACAAACTGTTCTATTTCAGATCCAAAACATGGCGGACGCCTTACTGAACCTAGTAGGCAACGAGGCTGCAACAGTCCTTGTGGTTGACTGGCGTGGAGGCTCTCAGCCGCCTTACGGAcaggcagtggccaatatcagGCTTATTGGCGCCATGACAGCTCATCTCGTCCACGACATTAAGGTATATTCTCTCATTTTCAAAGGAACCTGCAAATGTCATGAATCCGGGCACAAAGTCACTGAGCCCTTACAACACGTATGACAACCTTTCGACCACTGTGACCTGGGAGTTTCCGACCTTGTTGGGGACCAGTTGGCAACCAAATTGTGTTGCGCAGGGGCCAAGATCAGGGGACTTTAGACCGTTGGAAGCTTGGGTTACCAGCCGTGTAGTACGAACTTATGGCATTGTTCGCTGTTTTTAGTAAATATGTACCTGCAACGATACGGTCCGTATCGTAGTGGCGTGTTGTTCATATCGTTCTTATTCGTCCGTATGTTACTTACTCACCTATATTTACTTTGGACTGGTAAAATGTATTAAGGAAACGGAAATAACAAATAACAGCATTACGTAACTGAGTTAaaacctaaatctaaaaataatttgtaaggcGCCACAAACTGACTGATCTGTAACAccctatcaaagaggatataataggatagagcggtactgtcatagtaaattttgtagctacagtaaattcactgccacctatcgacacacgattaaaactaaaattgaagatgtataaaaataccataaaatgtatttatatatggataaatgattttttttatttgcattaattatttttatgtgattttgacccatgttctttcactgatatgcgttaaaattgtttaatagcaaacgaaaccgtcaacgccatctatccgagagcaggccaaaggtagtggcgccatctgtttgagaatcaaattttcaacaaataaataattttgtatttgtaaatatatataagactaatcttaaaattaatgaCTAAAAACAATCCCCCCGCGGAATGGTGCCTTAGATGGCggcaaatatgtgacgttttcaagtaaaaggtaccacagtgtcgcttaccataaggacgaaacttgctagtatctttatacaaataacctatcagagcgtccttatggcaagcgacataGTGGCACCTTTTGCTTGAAGACGACACATATAACAACATAATACTTATAAGTATGACCtactagcataagttgcgttctcgcgcgcgactctatccatacatcttgcgcgacttcaagtatggacacTATGgaatggactcgcgcgcgagtgTTATTTGTAGCTATAAGACTAGATAATGCACAgataatgtattgtaattatttgcGTTGAATAAACTCTATTCTATCCTTCATggcaataattaaataaataatagttttttttaacaggaAGTGTTGGGGCTGCAGAATTTAGACAGCTTCCACTTCATCGGACATTCTCTAGGCGCGCATTTGGGCGGTTACTGCGGGCACGCATTACAAAAGGTTTGTCATAAAACTTATACTGATACTTACTGAACTTACCTTTAACAGTGTAAGTAACTAAAATTCTGACTATATTAAAACGTGTcacttaagtttttttaagttgaaAATTCAGTTCTGAGCAATTTCCCTTCAAACCTTATATGTACCTTTTCCAGAAATTTAACTTGAAGCTAGGAAGAATAACAGGCCTGGATCCCGCTGCGCCGTACTTCAGTAAGACCGTGACGCTGGTGCGACTAGACCGGTCGGACGCGAAGTACGTCGATATCATACACAGTAACGCCATGCCGTTGTATTATGCCGGTAACTCAAAATTCGatacaatatacctatattacttAGACTGCCATAAATGTGTTATCGAACcacgcttcagcataatatttgCCCATTCGTAATAGGTATTCGTGGTGCATCTGTATCTGTTTTCGTAAAATTCACGAAACTGACGCAGCGGTGTTAATGTaaaaatctgttcctggctcgcggtctattggTCTTTAGGTCAAAAATGATTAATAGGTGTATTTGGTATTTGGTTTGTAATTGTTGAAATTTAGCTAATTGGTATACCGTCTACGACTAGTATAATAACAGTATCCATAATTTTCAGGTCTGGGTATGTCCGAGGCCATAGGCCACGTGGACTTCTACCCGAACGGCGGCGTCATCCAGCCGGGCTGCAAGAAGGTCGACAACCACGTGACCACGCTCAACGACGACATGTACAAGTGGATGGTGAAGTCGGTGGGCTGCAACCACGAGAGAAGCTACGAGTTTTTCACTGAGAGCATCTCGCCGTCGTGTCCGTTTATGTTCATACAGTGCGAGTCTTATGAGGTCagtctttttaaaaatatttattcagaaatcagaaatcatcgcatttattcgtgataaactatgacatacaaaagtataaatcaacaaagaaatataaacataaaaataaataaacagtataccacaaaatggtcccgcctcagcataatgaatgctaacccaaaagtcagcgctgatcttccggcgagaccgtgtgtgggccacgaacgcagctgtacgacacggccctataggcatgatgacagattttgaaaaactatcctataatgttaagaaacataaattatttaatatgaataacacatttctgcatttaataaaggtttagtaggaaaaaactacatattagtttttagattttaaattcgcTCCAAAACGCTTGTAAGTGTCATTCTAAAGAGAATTACAAATAGCGAGACTTTACAAATGTATGATctgaaactacaaatttatagttaccTTTCACTCAAAACAGCTGTGGCATATGGAGAGGCATGACTTGGCGGAACGATAAGGATCCATTTTTGTGCTTTTTGCTGTATCTACTGTACTCTAACGGCCCTAACGGGGTACCTTTTGAAACTTCAGCTTGAAGTAGGTGGTGTAAGGCCCAAATTGTGATCGGAGAGGACTTAATTTATAGTTAAAAAGACAGTTTAGAAAATAGGTTCTAGCGCACAGTTTCACCATTAAGTGGCGTACGTAATGTCCAAAAATTCatgataaatatattaatgttttTGTTACTTCTTACATTACGACTGATAGATTGACCACAGGTAGGTACCTAGATGATAATCACTTAAACCTATCTTTCAGGCATTCCTGGCCGGCAACTGTACTTCATGCAGTCAAACACAACTGTGTATCCCGATGGGATACCATTCATACAAGGCGTACAAGGAACTGCTGGATCGAGAGCTTGTTGACACAATCTCGAACGTCGCGCTGTACGGAAAAACTGGAAGCAAAAAACCTTATTGCAGTAAGTATACTTATGacttcataaacgcgttactggtctgaattagctatgaatcgtttatctttatttgtcattttgacttatgcatttgtaagaaagggataaaacataatttaactaaatcaggcccgtaaagttttatgaatttagGGGGTAACTCTTTTAACGTTTTTTGACCGAAGCGATAGCGTTACCGAAGGTCTTCGTCTTAACtggggcattttgctttcgtatgtccggatgttctcctctacaggtcgcaattcttaactGATTCTCGTAAAATTATGTGACCAGATTCCATGATTAAATAGAATGTTTTTGTCGATCCAGtaattggattttttttaatgcggaAATTGGCATTAAGCGTTTGTGGCGCTTAAGACCCttgtgagttcactgtgataacGACTTCAACGAACTAAGTTTTTCTCGCTTTTATATTTTCTAAACttaacgcgaggtctacagttcacagagccactagtttaagGGTATTCGGCTACCTGCTGCTTTTGAGCTAGAGGTATttttttgaccgccaaagaagGCCACAGACGCGCATTGTTACAGTTTACGATGTCGTGTCATCATGGGCGTCACCAGGGGGGGGCACattttagaggcacgttttttccttagactgtatccatcgatctattacggagttatatctatctttgatgatagtaacgaaaattatttcattttcaGGAGTGCATTACGAAGTGGTGCTGAAGGTGTCCAACTCGACGGCCAGCAGAACGCACGGACCCGATGTGGGAAGAGTGCAGATCACTCTTATAGACAGAAATAACAACAAGAGCAATCACAAGTTCTTGGATGAGGAACAGTAAGTATCAATAAGGATTTTTTTCgatacagccgggctagcacatgattggcgcgacagtacaGTATCTCGCCTCGAAATAGattacccgtccctctttaattaatacagttagaaaaagagagagagagacaagggggagggggagtcacaaactttgtgacgtcactttcaacttatttaaattattttattcgctgtacagttaaataacaagttattggaacgataatcgtttttaattgtttaattttctttcctaatcagttttgggttataaaattaccaatatttcttttgtcaaaaatattttgacaaatattaataatacttaattcggtttgccgatttcattgaaaaaatgtgacgtc contains these protein-coding regions:
- the LOC134743028 gene encoding pancreatic triacylglycerol lipase → MFNKSMSLMVQTILVLMEKQNSTGVQISVNDDMDLERCYESFGCFSKAYPWTEHRPDNYFPESPQSMRIRYPVFTRRNRKIPVLLEADNVEKVRNANLDPRGPFYLISHGFLEGGDKKWIQNMADALLNLVGNEAATVLVVDWRGGSQPPYGQAVANIRLIGAMTAHLVHDIKEVLGLQNLDSFHFIGHSLGAHLGGYCGHALQKKFNLKLGRITGLDPAAPYFSKTVTLVRLDRSDAKYVDIIHSNAMPLYYAGLGMSEAIGHVDFYPNGGVIQPGCKKVDNHVTTLNDDMYKWMVKSVGCNHERSYEFFTESISPSCPFMFIQCESYEAFLAGNCTSCSQTQLCIPMGYHSYKAYKELLDRELVDTISNVALYGKTGSKKPYCRVHYEVVLKVSNSTASRTHGPDVGRVQITLIDRNNNKSNHKFLDEEQKYYKPGDIDKQMVAVRDTGLPPLSVMVEWKYETNLFNPITWRLLKSPSVYVEYLKLSSIEYNTDITVCPKMNKPVVANLPSVMKTKYCRF